One Tubulanus polymorphus chromosome 5, tnTubPoly1.2, whole genome shotgun sequence DNA segment encodes these proteins:
- the LOC141905304 gene encoding growth arrest-specific protein 1-like, translated as MDGCTTQCREVLLSLLTSGGQANDMMHCTCDGDAYCIRQRLAVEPCRDQVLSAINSVKDPQSILKCSLAKLICEADTSCLTALRYYSDLCVDMFKGNRCSKECNNSLTVLHQQKQAQKLTTCTCDKQTNYENDCETVRRNTMRLCLNNNASSYTKHQWFNTSNQAIVINARLAAFLALIVSIIHLCNQFK; from the coding sequence ATGGACGGTTGTACGACTCAATGTCGCGAAGTTTTGTTGTCGCTTTTAACTTCGGGAGGTCAAGCTAATGATATGATGCATTGTACGTGCGACGGAGATGCGTATTGTATCAGACAACGCCTTGCAGTCGAACCGTGCAGAGACCAGGTTCTCTCCGCGATTAACAGCGTAAAAGATCCGCAATCTATACTCAAATGTTCGCTAGCTAAACTAATTTGCGAAGCGGACACGTCATGTCTCACCGCCCTGAGATACTATTCCGATCTTTGCGTTGATATGTTTAAAGGAAACCGATGTTCGAAAGAGTGCAATAATAGCTTGACGGTTCTTCATCAGCAAAAACAAGCTCAGAAATTGACGACTTGTACCTGCGATAAACAGACGAACTACGAGAACGATTGCGAAACGGTACGACGCAACACGATGCGTTTATGCTTGAATAACAACGCAAGTTCATACACGAAACATCAGTGGTTTAATACTTCTAATCAGGCGATAGTTATTAATGCACGACTGGCGGCCTTCCTTGCTTTGATCGTTTCTATCATACATTTGTGTAACCAGTTCAAATGA
- the LOC141906516 gene encoding serine/threonine-protein kinase ULK3-like isoform X1, which yields MKDYVFAEKLGSGTYATVYKAFRKDLSRREVVAVKCVEKSSLTKSSTENLLTEIEILKKLKHANIVQLIDFQMNFLPVFQWDDKYIYLIMEYCSGGDLSKFIRLKRALPEHLVKRFLQQLALAMQFLRSENISHMDLKPQNILLLSTDQPVLKLADFGFAQYLCDDMETHTLRGSPLYMAPEIIVKRQYNPKADLWSIGVLMYECLFGRAPFASKTYKELQEKVLDSKPIEIPVGIEITDNCRDLVLRLLQRDPDVRIDFDDFFQHPFINLDCLPSAFSFSKAASIVGDAVKKDLEKNYKEAHQLYVEALEHFVAAIHHETDPLKKNALRQKVKEYMTRAEQIKQSLRPELKRTPSRGLYTCDLEELVSLSKGNEDLESGLLRVKKAMYQEELDNFREAEKLYELALDKLIKVIQVEPKGRRKDLLHNEISRWMTRAEGIKSYLSVINVEKKSCLSEKEEAAQEEEQNRFIKQCSIQ from the exons ATGAAAGATTACGTCTTTGCAGAAAAGCTCGGTTCAGGGACTTACGCTACAGTTTACAAAGCGTTTAGAAAG GATCTATCCAGAAGAGAAGTCGTCGCTGTAAAATGCGTCGAAAAAAGTAGCCTTACGAAATCATCAACTGAAAATTTGTTGACAGAAATCGAAAtcctgaaaaaattaaaacatgCGAATATCGTACAGCTCATTGACTTTCAG atGAATTTTCTACCTGTTTTTCAGTGGGATGATAAgtatatttatttgataatggAGTATTGTAGCGGAGGTGATTTATCGAAGTTCATTCGATTAAAAAGAGCTCTCCCTGAACATCTAGTCAAACGTTTTTTACAACAGTTAG CTTTAGCGATGCAGTTTTTAAGATCTGAAAACATATCACACATGGATTTAAAACCACagaatatattattattatcaactgacCAACCTGTTCTCAAATTAGCTG ATTTTGGATTTGCTCAATATCTATGCGATGATATGGAAACTCATACTTTGCGTGGATCTCCGCTTTACATGGCTCCAGAAATTATAGTTAAACGACAGTATAATCCTAAAGCTGATCTCTGGTCTATCGGTGTTCTTATGTACG AATGTTTATTTGGAAGAGCTCCATTTGCGTCGAAAACATATAAAGAATTACAAGAAAAAGTTCTGGATTCAAAGCCAATCGAG ATTCCAGTAGGCATTGAGATAACAGATAACTGCCGAGATTTAGTTCTACGATTACTTCAACGAGATCCTGATGTTagaattgattttgatgatttcttTCAACATCCTTTTATCAACCTCGATTGTCTCCCATCGGCCTTCTCTTTCTCAAAAGCG GCATCTATCGTTGGAGATGCCGTGAAAAAggatttggaaaaaaattacaaagaAGCTCATCAACTTTATGTTGAAGCCTTAGAACATTTTGTGGCAGCTATTCATC atGAAACCGACCCACTGAAAAAGAACGCTCTGAGACAAAAG GTGAAAGAGTATATGACTAGAGCTGAACAGATTAAACAAAGTTTAAGACCTGAGTTGAAGCGAACTCCATCGAGAGGTCTTTACACGTGCGATTTAGAGGAATTAg tGAGTCTTTCGAAGGGAAATGAAGATTTAGAGAGCGGTCTTTTAAGGGTAAAAAAAGCGATGTATCAG GAGGAACTAGACAATTTTCGCGAAGCTGAAAAACTGTACGAATTAGCTTTGGATAAACTGATTAAAGTTATACAAG tgGAACCTAAAGGAAGGCGCAAAGATTTGTTACATAATGAG ATCAGTAGATGGATGACTCGAGCTGAAGgcatcaaatcatatttatcCGTGATCAACGTTGAAAAGAAATCCTGTTTATCCGAGAAAGAAGAAGCAGCTCAAGAAGAGGAGCAAAATCGATTCATCA AACAATGCAGTATTCAATGA
- the LOC141906516 gene encoding serine/threonine-protein kinase ULK3-like isoform X3, which yields MNFLPVFQWDDKYIYLIMEYCSGGDLSKFIRLKRALPEHLVKRFLQQLALAMQFLRSENISHMDLKPQNILLLSTDQPVLKLADFGFAQYLCDDMETHTLRGSPLYMAPEIIVKRQYNPKADLWSIGVLMYECLFGRAPFASKTYKELQEKVLDSKPIEIPVGIEITDNCRDLVLRLLQRDPDVRIDFDDFFQHPFINLDCLPSAFSFSKAASIVGDAVKKDLEKNYKEAHQLYVEALEHFVAAIHHETDPLKKNALRQKVKEYMTRAEQIKQSLRPELKRTPSRGLYTCDLEELVSLSKGNEDLESGLLRVKKAMYQEELDNFREAEKLYELALDKLIKVIQVEPKGRRKDLLHNEISRWMTRAEGIKSYLSVINVEKKSCLSEKEEAAQEEEQNRFIKQCSIQ from the exons atGAATTTTCTACCTGTTTTTCAGTGGGATGATAAgtatatttatttgataatggAGTATTGTAGCGGAGGTGATTTATCGAAGTTCATTCGATTAAAAAGAGCTCTCCCTGAACATCTAGTCAAACGTTTTTTACAACAGTTAG CTTTAGCGATGCAGTTTTTAAGATCTGAAAACATATCACACATGGATTTAAAACCACagaatatattattattatcaactgacCAACCTGTTCTCAAATTAGCTG ATTTTGGATTTGCTCAATATCTATGCGATGATATGGAAACTCATACTTTGCGTGGATCTCCGCTTTACATGGCTCCAGAAATTATAGTTAAACGACAGTATAATCCTAAAGCTGATCTCTGGTCTATCGGTGTTCTTATGTACG AATGTTTATTTGGAAGAGCTCCATTTGCGTCGAAAACATATAAAGAATTACAAGAAAAAGTTCTGGATTCAAAGCCAATCGAG ATTCCAGTAGGCATTGAGATAACAGATAACTGCCGAGATTTAGTTCTACGATTACTTCAACGAGATCCTGATGTTagaattgattttgatgatttcttTCAACATCCTTTTATCAACCTCGATTGTCTCCCATCGGCCTTCTCTTTCTCAAAAGCG GCATCTATCGTTGGAGATGCCGTGAAAAAggatttggaaaaaaattacaaagaAGCTCATCAACTTTATGTTGAAGCCTTAGAACATTTTGTGGCAGCTATTCATC atGAAACCGACCCACTGAAAAAGAACGCTCTGAGACAAAAG GTGAAAGAGTATATGACTAGAGCTGAACAGATTAAACAAAGTTTAAGACCTGAGTTGAAGCGAACTCCATCGAGAGGTCTTTACACGTGCGATTTAGAGGAATTAg tGAGTCTTTCGAAGGGAAATGAAGATTTAGAGAGCGGTCTTTTAAGGGTAAAAAAAGCGATGTATCAG GAGGAACTAGACAATTTTCGCGAAGCTGAAAAACTGTACGAATTAGCTTTGGATAAACTGATTAAAGTTATACAAG tgGAACCTAAAGGAAGGCGCAAAGATTTGTTACATAATGAG ATCAGTAGATGGATGACTCGAGCTGAAGgcatcaaatcatatttatcCGTGATCAACGTTGAAAAGAAATCCTGTTTATCCGAGAAAGAAGAAGCAGCTCAAGAAGAGGAGCAAAATCGATTCATCA AACAATGCAGTATTCAATGA
- the LOC141906516 gene encoding serine/threonine-protein kinase ULK3-like isoform X2, producing MKDYVFAEKLGSGTYATVYKAFRKDLSRREVVAVKCVEKSSLTKSSTENLLTEIEILKKLKHANIVQLIDFQWDDKYIYLIMEYCSGGDLSKFIRLKRALPEHLVKRFLQQLALAMQFLRSENISHMDLKPQNILLLSTDQPVLKLADFGFAQYLCDDMETHTLRGSPLYMAPEIIVKRQYNPKADLWSIGVLMYECLFGRAPFASKTYKELQEKVLDSKPIEIPVGIEITDNCRDLVLRLLQRDPDVRIDFDDFFQHPFINLDCLPSAFSFSKAASIVGDAVKKDLEKNYKEAHQLYVEALEHFVAAIHHETDPLKKNALRQKVKEYMTRAEQIKQSLRPELKRTPSRGLYTCDLEELVSLSKGNEDLESGLLRVKKAMYQEELDNFREAEKLYELALDKLIKVIQVEPKGRRKDLLHNEISRWMTRAEGIKSYLSVINVEKKSCLSEKEEAAQEEEQNRFIKQCSIQ from the exons ATGAAAGATTACGTCTTTGCAGAAAAGCTCGGTTCAGGGACTTACGCTACAGTTTACAAAGCGTTTAGAAAG GATCTATCCAGAAGAGAAGTCGTCGCTGTAAAATGCGTCGAAAAAAGTAGCCTTACGAAATCATCAACTGAAAATTTGTTGACAGAAATCGAAAtcctgaaaaaattaaaacatgCGAATATCGTACAGCTCATTGACTTTCAG TGGGATGATAAgtatatttatttgataatggAGTATTGTAGCGGAGGTGATTTATCGAAGTTCATTCGATTAAAAAGAGCTCTCCCTGAACATCTAGTCAAACGTTTTTTACAACAGTTAG CTTTAGCGATGCAGTTTTTAAGATCTGAAAACATATCACACATGGATTTAAAACCACagaatatattattattatcaactgacCAACCTGTTCTCAAATTAGCTG ATTTTGGATTTGCTCAATATCTATGCGATGATATGGAAACTCATACTTTGCGTGGATCTCCGCTTTACATGGCTCCAGAAATTATAGTTAAACGACAGTATAATCCTAAAGCTGATCTCTGGTCTATCGGTGTTCTTATGTACG AATGTTTATTTGGAAGAGCTCCATTTGCGTCGAAAACATATAAAGAATTACAAGAAAAAGTTCTGGATTCAAAGCCAATCGAG ATTCCAGTAGGCATTGAGATAACAGATAACTGCCGAGATTTAGTTCTACGATTACTTCAACGAGATCCTGATGTTagaattgattttgatgatttcttTCAACATCCTTTTATCAACCTCGATTGTCTCCCATCGGCCTTCTCTTTCTCAAAAGCG GCATCTATCGTTGGAGATGCCGTGAAAAAggatttggaaaaaaattacaaagaAGCTCATCAACTTTATGTTGAAGCCTTAGAACATTTTGTGGCAGCTATTCATC atGAAACCGACCCACTGAAAAAGAACGCTCTGAGACAAAAG GTGAAAGAGTATATGACTAGAGCTGAACAGATTAAACAAAGTTTAAGACCTGAGTTGAAGCGAACTCCATCGAGAGGTCTTTACACGTGCGATTTAGAGGAATTAg tGAGTCTTTCGAAGGGAAATGAAGATTTAGAGAGCGGTCTTTTAAGGGTAAAAAAAGCGATGTATCAG GAGGAACTAGACAATTTTCGCGAAGCTGAAAAACTGTACGAATTAGCTTTGGATAAACTGATTAAAGTTATACAAG tgGAACCTAAAGGAAGGCGCAAAGATTTGTTACATAATGAG ATCAGTAGATGGATGACTCGAGCTGAAGgcatcaaatcatatttatcCGTGATCAACGTTGAAAAGAAATCCTGTTTATCCGAGAAAGAAGAAGCAGCTCAAGAAGAGGAGCAAAATCGATTCATCA AACAATGCAGTATTCAATGA